In Streptomyces seoulensis, the following are encoded in one genomic region:
- a CDS encoding endonuclease V, translating to MITAEVPADWPATEAEARAVQDALRGRVVLDEPGPPPGTGHVTGVDVAYDDARDLVAAAAVVLDAATLAVVAEATAVGRVAFPYVPGLLAFRELPAVRAALDALPCPPGLVVCDGYGLAHPRRLGLAAHLGVLTGLPTIGVAKNPFTFTHPALAPARGSTAPLLAEDEEEVGAALRTRSEVKPVYVSVGHRVSLETAVAHTLALTPKYRLPETTRRADALCRRALRDLSPPA from the coding sequence ATGATCACCGCAGAGGTTCCCGCCGACTGGCCCGCCACCGAGGCGGAGGCCCGCGCCGTCCAGGACGCCCTGCGCGGCCGTGTCGTCCTCGACGAGCCCGGTCCGCCGCCCGGCACCGGCCATGTCACCGGCGTGGACGTGGCCTACGACGACGCACGCGATCTGGTCGCGGCGGCGGCCGTGGTCCTGGACGCGGCCACCCTCGCCGTCGTCGCCGAGGCGACCGCCGTGGGCCGGGTCGCCTTCCCCTACGTCCCCGGTCTGCTCGCCTTCCGTGAGCTGCCGGCCGTACGGGCGGCCCTGGACGCGCTGCCCTGCCCGCCCGGCCTGGTCGTCTGCGACGGCTACGGCCTCGCCCATCCCCGCCGCCTCGGCCTCGCCGCCCACCTCGGCGTCCTGACCGGGCTGCCCACGATCGGGGTGGCGAAGAACCCGTTCACCTTCACCCACCCCGCCCTCGCCCCGGCGCGGGGGAGCACGGCTCCGCTGCTCGCGGAGGACGAGGAGGAGGTGGGCGCGGCCCTGCGTACGCGCAGTGAGGTCAAGCCGGTCTATGTGTCGGTCGGACACAGGGTCTCGCTGGAGACCGCCGTCGCCCACACTCTCGCCCTCACCCCGAAGTACCGCCTCCCGGAGACGACGCGCAGGGCGGACGCGTTGTGCCGAAGGGCGCTGCGGGATCTCAGCCCGCCGGCTTGA
- a CDS encoding GNAT family N-acetyltransferase produces MTDSAPLAASDIPLMQGLAQRVTALRPDLIGAGASYGELAWVYGKGHADQGSTWRRRLWLSGGELAAWAWAFLPHRVRRDDGSVTDVTGASLSHQVHPDHAGLVDEVIDWYDTVAAALERTALPTTADEFGLTRWAAHGYLPDAQALADDGDWTQLNQRDLTDLEQPVLPPGFRFRTAEEAGPRAAVRAHLDAWSPSAYTAQSYEGVRRTAAYRADLHVLVEALDGTMAASTIMWLDHMNQTVEFEPVGTHPAHRRLGLAHAMMLHGMHLARAAGATHATVVCLGAPSHAGSTTGWGSASCPATPR; encoded by the coding sequence ATGACGGACTCCGCGCCCCTGGCAGCCTCGGACATCCCGCTCATGCAGGGCCTGGCGCAGCGCGTCACCGCCCTCCGCCCGGACCTGATCGGCGCGGGCGCCTCGTACGGCGAACTGGCCTGGGTGTACGGCAAGGGCCACGCCGACCAGGGCTCCACCTGGCGCCGCCGACTGTGGCTCTCCGGTGGCGAGCTGGCGGCGTGGGCCTGGGCCTTCCTCCCCCACCGGGTCCGGCGCGACGACGGGTCGGTCACCGATGTCACCGGCGCCTCGCTGAGCCACCAGGTCCATCCCGATCACGCGGGGCTGGTCGACGAGGTGATCGACTGGTACGACACGGTGGCGGCCGCCCTGGAGCGCACCGCCCTGCCGACGACCGCCGACGAGTTCGGCCTGACCCGCTGGGCGGCCCACGGCTACCTGCCCGACGCCCAGGCGCTCGCCGACGACGGCGACTGGACCCAGCTCAACCAGCGGGACCTCACCGATCTGGAGCAGCCCGTCCTGCCGCCCGGCTTCCGCTTCCGCACCGCCGAAGAGGCGGGGCCCCGGGCCGCAGTGCGGGCCCACCTGGATGCCTGGTCCCCCTCGGCCTACACGGCCCAGAGCTACGAGGGCGTCCGGCGGACGGCGGCCTACCGGGCCGACCTGCACGTTCTGGTGGAGGCCCTCGACGGCACCATGGCCGCCTCCACGATCATGTGGCTCGACCACATGAACCAGACCGTCGAGTTCGAACCGGTGGGCACCCACCCCGCCCACCGCCGCCTCGGCCTGGCCCACGCGATGATGCTCCACGGAATGCACCTGGCCCGAGCGGCCGGAGCCACCCATGCGACGGTCGTCTGCCTCGGCGCCCCGAGCCACGCGGGCTCTACTACGGGCTGGGGTTCCGCGAGCTGTCCCGCGACGCCCCGCTGA
- a CDS encoding saccharopine dehydrogenase family protein, with product MSRLKSTDRPSDTDRPYDIVLFGATGFVGTLTAEYLAAHAPEGLRWAVAGRDTGRLEALRERLPGGSAIGVLRADVSEPATLRALAEQSRVVASTVGPYITYGEELVAACADSGTDYLDLTGEPEFVDLMFIRHDARARETGARLVHACGFDSVPHDLGAYFTVRQLPEGVPLRVDGFVTANATFSGGTLASALNQFARAGSMWAAARDRARHEPRLMDRRVSAPTGAPRFAGEVGAWALPLPTIDPQIVYRSAKSLDRYGPDFRYRHYAAVEHLPVAAAGLAGVGVLAVAAQLTPVRSWLSGRLQPGEGPDAEKRARSWFRVRFVGEGGGRRVFTEVTGGDPGYGETAKMFAEAALSLATDDLPGRSGQLTPATAMGDALLERLRAAGIGFRVVAERSV from the coding sequence ATGAGCAGGCTGAAATCGACGGACCGTCCCTCCGACACGGACCGCCCCTACGACATCGTGCTGTTCGGCGCCACCGGCTTCGTCGGCACGCTGACGGCGGAGTATCTCGCCGCGCACGCGCCCGAGGGCCTGCGCTGGGCCGTCGCTGGCCGGGACACCGGCAGGCTGGAGGCGCTGCGCGAGCGACTGCCCGGCGGCTCGGCCATCGGAGTGCTCCGCGCCGACGTGAGCGAGCCCGCCACCCTGCGGGCGCTCGCGGAACAGTCCCGCGTGGTGGCCTCGACCGTCGGCCCGTACATCACCTACGGCGAGGAACTGGTCGCCGCCTGCGCCGACAGCGGCACGGACTACCTCGACCTCACCGGCGAGCCCGAGTTCGTGGACCTGATGTTCATCCGCCACGACGCCCGCGCCCGCGAGACCGGGGCCCGGCTGGTGCACGCCTGCGGCTTCGACTCCGTACCGCACGACCTCGGCGCCTACTTCACGGTGCGGCAGCTTCCCGAGGGGGTGCCGCTGCGGGTGGACGGGTTCGTCACGGCGAACGCCACCTTCTCCGGGGGCACGCTCGCCTCGGCGCTGAACCAGTTCGCGCGGGCCGGGAGCATGTGGGCGGCGGCCCGCGACCGGGCCCGGCACGAACCGCGCCTGATGGACCGCCGGGTCTCCGCCCCGACGGGCGCGCCCCGGTTCGCCGGGGAGGTCGGCGCCTGGGCGCTGCCGCTGCCCACCATCGACCCGCAGATCGTGTACCGCTCCGCCAAGTCCCTGGACCGCTACGGCCCCGACTTCCGCTACCGGCACTACGCGGCGGTCGAGCACCTCCCGGTCGCGGCGGCGGGGCTCGCGGGCGTGGGCGTCCTCGCGGTGGCGGCCCAGCTCACCCCCGTCCGCTCCTGGCTCTCCGGCCGGCTCCAGCCCGGCGAGGGCCCGGACGCCGAGAAGCGCGCCCGGAGCTGGTTCCGCGTCCGCTTCGTCGGCGAGGGCGGCGGCCGGCGCGTGTTCACCGAGGTCACGGGCGGCGACCCGGGCTACGGGGAGACGGCGAAGATGTTCGCGGAGGCGGCCCTGTCCCTGGCGACGGACGACCTCCCGGGCCGCTCCGGCCAGCTCACCCCGGCCACCGCGATGGGCGACGCGCTGCTGGAGCGGCTGCGCGCGGCCGGGATCGGGTTCCGGGTGGTGGCCGAGCGGAGCGTCTGA
- a CDS encoding CaiB/BaiF CoA transferase family protein, producing MTTATTPGQGPLSGVRVVELAGIGPGPFAAMLLADLGADVVRVDRPDGPGLGIDPARDVTNRNKRSVVVDLKASDGPARVLDLAERADVLIEGYRPGVAERLGVGPADCHARNPRLVYGRMTGWGQDGPLADRAGHDASYIAVTGTLGMIGRPGEPPALPANLLGDYAGGSLYLVVGVLAALHHARATGTGQVVDAAIVDGTAHLSAMIHGMLAAGAWQDRRAANLLDGGCPYYGTYETADGEYMAVGALEPRFYAEFLRLLGLDGLAGAHHDPARWPELRERIAARFKSGTRDDWTARFEGTDACVAPVLSLREAPHHPHLAARATFTEHDGLVQPAPAPRFSATPTRVRTGPALPGTGAQDVARDWDLPEATA from the coding sequence ATGACGACGGCAACGACGCCGGGGCAGGGCCCGCTCAGCGGGGTGCGGGTGGTCGAGCTGGCCGGGATCGGCCCCGGCCCCTTCGCCGCGATGCTCCTGGCCGACCTGGGCGCCGACGTGGTCCGGGTGGACCGCCCCGACGGCCCCGGCCTCGGCATCGACCCCGCGCGGGACGTCACCAACCGCAACAAGCGCTCCGTCGTCGTCGACCTCAAGGCCTCCGACGGCCCCGCCCGGGTGCTCGACCTCGCCGAGCGCGCCGACGTCCTGATCGAGGGCTACCGCCCCGGTGTCGCCGAGCGCCTCGGCGTCGGCCCCGCCGACTGCCACGCCCGCAACCCCCGCCTGGTGTATGGCCGGATGACCGGCTGGGGCCAGGATGGACCGCTCGCCGACCGCGCCGGGCACGACGCCTCCTACATCGCCGTCACCGGCACCCTCGGCATGATCGGCCGCCCCGGCGAACCCCCGGCCCTGCCCGCCAACCTCCTCGGGGACTACGCGGGCGGCTCCCTCTATCTCGTCGTCGGCGTCCTCGCCGCCCTGCACCACGCCCGCGCCACCGGCACCGGCCAGGTGGTGGACGCCGCCATCGTGGACGGCACCGCCCACCTCTCCGCCATGATCCACGGCATGCTCGCCGCCGGCGCCTGGCAGGACCGCCGCGCCGCCAACCTCCTGGACGGCGGTTGCCCCTACTACGGCACCTACGAGACCGCCGACGGCGAGTACATGGCGGTCGGCGCCCTGGAACCCCGGTTCTACGCCGAGTTCCTCCGCCTCCTCGGCCTCGACGGCCTGGCCGGCGCCCACCACGACCCGGCCCGCTGGCCCGAGCTGCGCGAACGGATCGCCGCCCGCTTCAAGTCCGGTACGCGCGACGACTGGACCGCCCGCTTCGAGGGCACCGACGCCTGCGTGGCCCCCGTACTGAGCCTGCGCGAGGCCCCACACCATCCCCACCTGGCCGCCCGCGCCACCTTCACCGAGCACGACGGGCTGGTGCAGCCCGCCCCCGCCCCGCGTTTCTCCGCCACCCCCACCCGCGTCCGCACCGGCCCCGCCCTGCCCGGCACCGGCGCCCAGGACGTGGCCCGCGACTGGGACCTCCCCGAAGCCACCGCCTGA
- a CDS encoding acetyl-CoA C-acetyltransferase — protein sequence MTTEAFVYDAIRTPRGRGKANGGLHGTKPVDLVVGLIHEIRARFPGLDPAAIDDIVLGVVGPVGDQGSDIARIAAVAAGLPDTVAGVQENRFCASGLEAVNTAAAKVRSGWEDLVLAGGVESMSRVPMASDGGAWFNDPMTNLATNFVPQGIGADLIATIEGFSRRDVDEYAALSQERAAHAWKEGRFARSVVPVRDRAGLTVLDHDEHPRPGTTADSLAGLKPSFADIGELGGFDAVALQKYHWVEKIDHVHHAGNSSGIVDGASLVAIGSREVGERYGLTPRARIVSAAVSGSEPTIMLTGPAPATRKALAKAGLTIDDIDLVEINEAFAAVVLRFVKDMGLSLDKVNVNGGAIALGHPLGATGAMILGTLVDELERQDKRYGLATLCVGGGMGIATIIERV from the coding sequence GTGACCACCGAAGCGTTTGTGTACGACGCGATCCGCACCCCGCGCGGCCGAGGCAAGGCCAACGGCGGGCTGCACGGCACCAAGCCGGTCGACCTGGTCGTCGGCCTGATCCACGAGATCCGCGCCCGCTTCCCCGGTCTGGACCCGGCCGCCATCGACGACATCGTGCTCGGCGTCGTCGGCCCGGTCGGCGACCAGGGCTCCGACATCGCCCGTATCGCCGCCGTCGCCGCCGGGCTGCCGGACACCGTGGCGGGCGTACAGGAGAACCGCTTCTGCGCCTCGGGTCTGGAGGCCGTCAACACCGCCGCCGCCAAGGTCCGTTCCGGCTGGGAGGACCTGGTGCTGGCGGGCGGTGTCGAGTCGATGTCCCGGGTGCCGATGGCCTCGGACGGCGGCGCCTGGTTCAACGACCCGATGACCAACCTCGCCACCAACTTCGTCCCGCAGGGCATCGGCGCCGACCTCATCGCGACCATCGAGGGCTTCAGCCGCCGGGACGTCGACGAGTACGCGGCCCTGTCCCAGGAGCGCGCCGCCCATGCCTGGAAGGAGGGCCGCTTCGCGCGCTCGGTCGTCCCGGTCAGGGACCGCGCGGGCCTGACCGTCCTCGACCACGACGAGCACCCCCGCCCCGGCACCACCGCCGACTCCCTCGCGGGTCTGAAGCCGTCCTTCGCCGACATCGGCGAGCTGGGCGGGTTCGACGCGGTCGCGCTGCAGAAGTACCACTGGGTGGAGAAGATCGACCACGTCCACCACGCGGGCAACTCCTCCGGCATCGTCGACGGCGCCTCCCTGGTCGCCATCGGCTCCCGCGAGGTGGGGGAGCGGTACGGGCTCACCCCCCGCGCCCGGATCGTCTCCGCCGCCGTCTCCGGCTCCGAGCCCACCATCATGCTCACCGGCCCGGCCCCGGCCACCCGCAAGGCGCTCGCCAAGGCCGGGCTGACCATCGACGACATCGACCTGGTCGAGATCAACGAGGCGTTCGCCGCCGTCGTCCTGCGCTTCGTCAAGGACATGGGCCTGTCCCTGGACAAGGTCAACGTCAACGGCGGCGCCATCGCGCTCGGCCACCCCCTCGGCGCCACCGGCGCGATGATCCTCGGCACCCTCGTGGACGAACTGGAGCGCCAGGACAAGCGGTACGGCCTGGCCACCCTGTGCGTCGGCGGCGGCATGGGCATCGCCACGATCATCGAACGCGTCTGA
- a CDS encoding 3-hydroxyacyl-CoA dehydrogenase NAD-binding domain-containing protein, with translation MTESTTIRWEQDDTGVVTLVLDDPGQSANTMNQAFRESLAVITDRLEAEKDSIRGIILTSAKKTFFAGGDLRDLIRVTPDTAQDLFDGGLAIKRNLRRIETLGVPVVAAINGAALGGGFEIALACHHRIALDAPGSKIGCPEVTLGLLPGGGGVARTVRLLGITDALLKVLLQGTQYNPRRALDNGLVHEVVRTPEELTARARDFIDAHPESQQPWDKPGYKIPGGTPATPKFAANLPAFPASLRKQTGGAPYPAPRNILAAAVEGAQVDFETAQVIEARYFVELAAGQTAKNMIQAFFFDLQAVNSGVSRPGGVEPRKVRKVAVLGAGMMGAGIAYSCARAGIEVVLKDVSLEAAAKGKGYSEQLCAKAVAKGRTSQEKADALLARITPAADAADLAGCDAVIEAVFEDTALKHKVFQEIQSVVEPDALLCSNTSTLPITALAEGVERQGDFIGLHFFSPVDKMPLVEIIKGERTGDEALARAFDLVRQINKTPIVVNDSRGFFTSRVIGHFINEGVAMVGEGLEPASVEQAAAQAGYPAKVLSLMDELTLTLPRKIRAETRRAVEEAGGTWTPHPADEVVDRLVDEFGRPGRSGGAGFYDYEDGKRAALWPGLREHFTKPGYEIPFEDMQERMLFAEALDTVRLLEEGVLTSVADANIGSILGIGFPGWTGGVLQYINGYEGGLPGFVARSRELAERYGERFTPPALLVEKAEKGETFTDAR, from the coding sequence ATGACCGAGAGCACCACCATCCGCTGGGAACAGGACGACACCGGTGTCGTCACCCTCGTCCTCGACGACCCCGGCCAGTCCGCGAACACCATGAACCAGGCGTTCCGCGAGTCCCTCGCCGTGATCACCGACCGGCTGGAGGCCGAGAAGGACTCGATCCGGGGCATCATCCTCACCTCCGCGAAGAAGACCTTCTTCGCGGGCGGCGACCTGCGCGACCTGATCCGGGTCACCCCCGACACCGCCCAGGACCTCTTCGACGGCGGCCTCGCCATCAAGCGGAACCTGCGCCGCATCGAGACCCTCGGCGTACCCGTGGTCGCCGCCATCAACGGCGCGGCCCTCGGCGGCGGCTTCGAGATCGCCCTCGCCTGCCACCACCGGATCGCCCTCGACGCCCCCGGCTCCAAGATCGGCTGCCCCGAGGTCACCCTCGGCCTGCTCCCCGGCGGTGGCGGCGTCGCCCGTACCGTCCGGCTGCTCGGCATCACCGACGCGCTGCTGAAGGTGCTGCTCCAGGGCACCCAGTACAACCCGCGCCGCGCCCTGGACAACGGGCTCGTGCACGAGGTGGTCCGGACGCCGGAGGAACTGACCGCGCGGGCCCGCGACTTCATCGACGCCCACCCCGAGTCCCAGCAGCCCTGGGACAAGCCCGGCTACAAGATCCCCGGCGGCACCCCGGCCACCCCGAAGTTCGCCGCCAACCTGCCCGCCTTCCCGGCCTCGCTGCGCAAGCAGACAGGCGGCGCGCCCTACCCCGCGCCGCGCAACATCCTCGCCGCCGCCGTCGAGGGCGCCCAGGTCGACTTCGAGACCGCGCAGGTCATCGAGGCGCGGTACTTCGTGGAGCTGGCCGCCGGGCAGACCGCGAAGAACATGATCCAGGCGTTCTTCTTCGACCTCCAGGCCGTCAACTCCGGCGTCAGCCGCCCGGGGGGCGTCGAGCCGCGCAAGGTCCGCAAGGTGGCCGTGCTCGGCGCGGGCATGATGGGCGCCGGGATCGCCTACTCCTGCGCCCGCGCGGGCATCGAGGTCGTCCTCAAGGACGTCTCGCTGGAGGCGGCGGCCAAGGGCAAGGGCTACTCCGAGCAGTTGTGCGCCAAGGCCGTCGCCAAGGGCCGCACCAGCCAGGAGAAGGCCGACGCCCTGCTGGCCCGGATCACCCCGGCCGCCGACGCGGCCGACCTCGCGGGCTGCGACGCGGTGATCGAGGCGGTCTTCGAGGACACCGCGCTCAAGCACAAGGTGTTCCAGGAGATCCAGTCCGTCGTCGAACCCGACGCGCTGCTCTGCTCCAACACCTCCACGCTGCCCATCACCGCGCTGGCCGAGGGCGTCGAGCGCCAGGGCGACTTCATCGGGCTGCACTTCTTCTCGCCGGTCGACAAGATGCCGCTGGTCGAGATCATCAAGGGCGAGCGCACCGGGGACGAGGCGCTGGCCCGCGCCTTCGACCTGGTCCGGCAGATCAACAAGACGCCGATCGTGGTCAACGACTCGCGCGGCTTCTTCACCTCGCGGGTGATCGGCCACTTCATCAACGAGGGCGTCGCCATGGTCGGCGAGGGGCTGGAGCCCGCGTCGGTGGAGCAGGCGGCGGCCCAGGCGGGCTACCCGGCCAAGGTCCTCTCCCTGATGGACGAGCTGACCCTCACCCTCCCGCGCAAGATCCGCGCCGAGACCCGCCGTGCCGTGGAGGAGGCGGGCGGCACCTGGACCCCGCACCCCGCCGACGAGGTGGTGGACCGCCTGGTCGACGAGTTCGGCCGCCCCGGCCGCAGCGGCGGCGCCGGCTTCTACGACTACGAGGACGGCAAGCGCGCCGCCCTCTGGCCGGGCCTGCGCGAGCACTTCACCAAGCCGGGGTACGAGATCCCGTTCGAGGACATGCAGGAGCGCATGCTCTTCGCCGAAGCCCTGGACACCGTACGGCTGTTGGAGGAGGGCGTCCTCACCTCCGTCGCCGACGCCAACATCGGCTCCATCCTCGGCATCGGCTTCCCCGGCTGGACCGGCGGCGTCCTCCAGTACATCAACGGCTACGAGGGCGGCCTGCCCGGCTTCGTGGCCCGTTCGCGCGAGCTGGCCGAGCGGTACGGGGAGCGGTTCACGCCTCCGGCGCTGCTGGTGGAGAAGGCGGAGAAGGGCGAGACCTTCACCGACGCGCGCTGA
- a CDS encoding GlxA family transcriptional regulator: MHTVAVLALDRVIPFDLSTPIEVFSRSRLPDGRPGYQVRVCAEREEIDAGAFAVRAPWGLAGLDGADTIIVPGVAEPTAPLSPAVRDALRAAAADGTRIASVCVGTFPLAATGLLDGLRATTHWRAAALLAATYPAVDVDPDVLYVDNGQFLTSAGAAAGLDLCLHMIRRDYGSAVAADAARLSVMPLEREGGQAQFIVHDHVPTPQGSEWETLLAWLRENLARDLTLADIAERAGTSTRTLIRRFRDQTGTTPLQWLHRARVRQAQHLLETTAHSVERIGHQVGFASPTTFRDRFKRTTGVSPQTYRRTFA, from the coding sequence ATGCACACCGTCGCCGTCCTGGCCCTGGACCGGGTGATCCCGTTCGACCTGTCGACGCCGATCGAGGTGTTCTCCCGGTCCCGTCTGCCGGACGGGCGGCCCGGCTACCAGGTCCGGGTGTGCGCCGAGCGCGAGGAGATCGACGCCGGGGCCTTCGCCGTACGCGCCCCCTGGGGGCTGGCGGGTCTCGACGGCGCGGACACGATCATCGTGCCGGGTGTCGCGGAACCCACCGCCCCGCTCTCCCCCGCCGTACGGGACGCGCTGCGCGCGGCCGCCGCCGACGGCACGCGGATCGCCTCCGTCTGCGTGGGCACCTTCCCCCTGGCCGCCACCGGTCTGCTGGACGGCCTGCGCGCCACGACCCACTGGCGTGCGGCCGCCCTCCTGGCCGCCACCTACCCGGCCGTCGACGTCGACCCGGACGTCCTCTATGTCGACAACGGGCAGTTCCTCACCTCGGCGGGCGCGGCCGCCGGCCTGGACCTGTGCCTGCACATGATCCGCCGTGACTACGGCTCGGCCGTCGCCGCCGACGCGGCCCGCCTGTCGGTGATGCCGCTGGAACGCGAGGGCGGCCAGGCCCAGTTCATCGTCCACGACCACGTTCCCACCCCGCAGGGCTCCGAGTGGGAGACGCTGCTCGCCTGGCTGCGGGAGAACCTGGCCCGCGACCTCACCCTCGCCGACATCGCGGAGCGCGCGGGGACCAGCACGCGCACCCTGATCCGGCGCTTCCGCGACCAGACCGGCACCACCCCGCTGCAATGGCTGCACCGCGCCCGCGTCCGCCAGGCGCAGCACCTGCTGGAGACCACGGCCCACTCCGTCGAACGCATCGGCCATCAGGTCGGCTTCGCCTCCCCCACCACCTTCCGCGACCGTTTCAAGCGCACCACCGGCGTCAGCCCCCAGACCTACCGGCGCACGTTCGCGTGA
- a CDS encoding DJ-1/PfpI family protein, with translation MHAQIVLFDGFDPLDVIAPYEVLYAGGTASDGAVTVELVSAEGPREVVSGTGGLTLRATGAVDLERADLLLVPGASGRVGEPGEVPDEESAEERAAGEPERDELSAVLLARTLTTGLPALLGRAMDDPGITVATVCGGSLVLAMAGLLEGRHATTHHLGLDLLDATGAHMVRARVVDDGDLITGAGVTSGLDLSLYLLEREVGPRIAHAVEELFAHERRGTVWRAKGPTPAAL, from the coding sequence ATGCACGCCCAGATCGTCCTGTTCGACGGCTTCGATCCGCTCGACGTCATCGCCCCCTACGAGGTGCTGTACGCCGGCGGCACGGCGTCGGACGGCGCGGTGACCGTCGAGCTGGTCTCCGCCGAGGGTCCCCGCGAGGTGGTCAGCGGCACCGGAGGGCTGACCCTGCGCGCCACCGGAGCCGTCGACCTCGAACGCGCGGACCTGCTCCTGGTACCCGGCGCCTCCGGGCGCGTGGGCGAACCCGGCGAGGTGCCGGACGAGGAGTCGGCCGAGGAGAGGGCCGCCGGTGAACCGGAGCGGGACGAACTGAGCGCCGTACTGCTGGCCCGCACGCTGACCACCGGGCTCCCCGCGCTCCTCGGGCGCGCGATGGACGATCCGGGCATCACCGTGGCCACCGTCTGCGGCGGCTCGCTGGTCCTGGCCATGGCGGGCCTGCTGGAGGGGCGGCACGCGACCACCCACCACCTGGGCCTCGACCTGCTGGACGCCACCGGCGCCCACATGGTCCGCGCCCGCGTCGTGGACGACGGCGACCTGATCACCGGCGCCGGGGTCACCTCCGGGCTCGACCTGAGCCTGTACCTGCTGGAGCGCGAGGTGGGCCCCCGCATCGCGCACGCCGTCGAGGAACTCTTCGCCCACGAGCGGCGCGGCACCGTCTGGCGGGCCAAGGGGCCGACCCCCGCCGCGCTCTGA
- a CDS encoding IS481 family transposase — protein MPHRNARLTVFGRRLLVERVRSGRPVAHVAAEMGISRATAHKWIRRWRTEGEAGLQDRSSRPHTTPHRTASAVEDRVCDLRQSRKLGPARIGPIVGLPTSTVHRILTRHRLNRLAWIDRPTGTVIRRYERDRPGELIHVDVKKLGRIPDGGGHKTNGREAGRPIRGMGFDYVHSAVDDHSRLAYSEIHPDEKAATCAGFLTRAAAFFHAQGIDRIERVLTDNAWAYRKGLAWKKVLTEIGAAGKLTRPYRPQTNGKVERFNRTLLDEWAYQRPYTTNTERTDALADFLHTDNHHRCHTALGGHPPISRVNNAAGQYT, from the coding sequence GTGCCCCACCGTAATGCCCGGCTGACCGTCTTCGGTAGGAGGCTGCTGGTCGAACGTGTCCGCTCAGGCCGTCCGGTCGCTCATGTGGCCGCCGAGATGGGTATCTCCCGCGCCACCGCCCATAAATGGATCCGCCGGTGGCGGACCGAGGGCGAGGCGGGACTGCAGGACCGCTCCAGCCGGCCTCACACGACACCGCACCGGACCGCGTCCGCGGTGGAAGACCGCGTCTGCGACCTGCGGCAGAGCCGCAAGCTGGGCCCGGCCCGGATCGGCCCGATCGTGGGCCTTCCCACCTCGACCGTGCACCGGATCCTGACCCGCCACCGCCTCAACCGGCTGGCCTGGATCGACCGGCCGACCGGCACCGTCATCCGCCGTTACGAGCGTGACCGGCCGGGCGAGCTGATCCACGTGGACGTGAAGAAGCTGGGCCGGATCCCCGACGGCGGCGGCCACAAGACCAACGGCCGCGAGGCCGGCCGCCCGATCCGCGGCATGGGCTTCGACTACGTCCACTCCGCCGTCGACGACCACTCCCGCCTGGCCTACAGCGAGATCCACCCCGACGAGAAAGCCGCGACCTGCGCGGGCTTCCTGACCCGCGCGGCCGCCTTCTTCCACGCCCAGGGCATCGACCGGATCGAGCGGGTCCTGACCGACAACGCCTGGGCCTACCGCAAGGGCCTGGCCTGGAAAAAGGTGCTCACCGAGATCGGTGCGGCCGGCAAGCTGACTCGCCCCTACCGGCCGCAGACCAACGGCAAGGTCGAACGCTTCAACCGCACCCTGCTCGACGAATGGGCCTACCAGCGGCCCTACACCACCAACACCGAACGCACCGACGCCCTGGCAGACTTCCTCCACACCGACAACCACCACCGCTGCCACACCGCACTCGGAGGCCACCCACCGATCAGCCGCGTCAACAACGCTGCGGGTCAATACACCTAG
- a CDS encoding MerR family transcriptional regulator, translating into MTTEAEDPTLTIDELAARSGVTVRTVRFYGTRGLLPPPEIGPRRVGRYGSAHLSRLALIEELRLQGMTLAAIERYINRLPAGLTAQDLAVHRAVVSSWAPEAVETVGRAELDRRAGRRLTEEDVRRLAAMDVLAAEGDDWRVDTGLLRLAVQLLDLPFSQEVILAARTTLLDHSRAAARELSSLLRDAVPEHTPKDVRTLSAHMQPLVIQALLTTFQRSLRQEVREWLGDDEEHTSED; encoded by the coding sequence ATGACGACCGAGGCCGAGGACCCCACCCTCACCATCGACGAGCTGGCCGCGCGGTCCGGCGTCACCGTGCGCACGGTGCGTTTCTACGGCACCCGCGGTCTGCTCCCGCCGCCGGAGATCGGCCCCCGGCGGGTCGGCCGGTACGGCAGTGCGCACCTGTCCCGGCTGGCGCTGATCGAGGAGCTGCGGCTCCAGGGCATGACGCTGGCGGCGATCGAGCGGTACATCAACCGGCTCCCGGCCGGCCTCACCGCCCAGGATCTCGCGGTGCACCGGGCGGTCGTCTCCTCCTGGGCCCCGGAGGCGGTGGAGACGGTCGGCCGCGCCGAGCTGGACCGCCGCGCGGGGCGCCGGCTGACCGAGGAGGACGTACGGCGGCTGGCGGCGATGGACGTGCTGGCCGCCGAGGGGGACGACTGGCGGGTGGACACCGGCCTGCTGCGGCTCGCCGTGCAGCTCCTCGACCTCCCCTTCTCCCAGGAGGTCATCCTCGCCGCCCGCACCACCCTCCTCGACCACTCCCGCGCCGCCGCCCGCGAACTCTCCTCCCTCCTGCGCGACGCGGTCCCCGAACACACCCCGAAGGACGTCCGCACCCTCTCCGCCCACATGCAGCCCCTGGTCATCCAGGCCCTCCTGACCACGTTCCAGCGGTCGCTGCGACAAGAGGTGCGGGAGTGGCTGGGGGACGACGAGGAGCACACCTCGGAGGACTAG